One window of the Streptococcus parasanguinis ATCC 15912 genome contains the following:
- a CDS encoding TIGR04197 family type VII secretion effector: protein MTPIQSREEVASSIASGIASASGSITSASTVTLDGSSEYPGNSTATQKIPEEANYAVSISGVLNDFVELIHGVAAEFVAMDSNIASNIDANTSNLPETSAAPSESGEFVPNSGYFAE, encoded by the coding sequence ATGACACCAATACAGAGTAGAGAAGAAGTCGCAAGTTCTATCGCTTCAGGAATAGCGAGTGCATCAGGAAGTATAACATCAGCTAGTACCGTCACATTAGATGGATCGAGTGAGTATCCAGGAAATAGTACAGCAACACAGAAAATTCCAGAAGAAGCCAACTATGCAGTCTCAATTAGTGGTGTACTAAATGATTTTGTAGAATTGATTCATGGGGTTGCAGCAGAATTTGTAGCCATGGATAGTAATATCGCATCTAACATCGATGCCAATACATCTAATTTACCAGAAACCAGTGCAGCTCCTAGTGAGAGTGGAGAGTTTGTACCAAATTCAGGATATTTTGCGGAATAA
- a CDS encoding type II toxin-antitoxin system YafQ family toxin, whose product MLKIRYHKQFKKDFKLAMKRGLKANLLEEVLNFLVQEKELPVRYRDHQLTNSNHFQGVRECHIQPDWLLVYKVDKDELILNLLRTGSHSDLF is encoded by the coding sequence GTGCTTAAGATTCGTTATCATAAACAGTTTAAAAAAGATTTTAAGTTAGCAATGAAGCGTGGTTTAAAGGCAAACTTGTTAGAAGAAGTTTTGAATTTTCTGGTTCAAGAAAAAGAACTTCCTGTCAGATATCGTGACCATCAACTGACCAACTCCAATCATTTCCAAGGTGTTCGGGAGTGTCATATCCAGCCCGATTGGCTTTTGGTTTACAAAGTAGATAAGGATGAATTGATTTTAAACTTGCTGAGGACAGGAAGTCACAGTGATTTGTTCTAG
- a CDS encoding PolC-type DNA polymerase III, with product MSNTFEILMNQLDMPLEMRSSSAFLHAEIQEVVVHKVSRVWEFRFAFAEVLPIALFKELRQRLKDEFSKTGNQATFSIQVMNPDFSEDLLQAYYREVFEEGPCASQGFKGLYQDLQVRAEGQELIISGPSSVDTEHFRKNHLPNLAKQLEAFGFPHFTCRVESDEELTEQEVARFEEENEKIFQAANEETLRAMESLAQMAPPPAVEEKPVFDFKAKKAAAKPKLDKAEITPMIEITTEENRIVFEGVVFDVEHKVTRTGRVLISFKMTDYTSSFSLQKWVKNEEEAQKFDMIKKNSWLRVRGNIEMNNFTRDLTMNVQDIQEVVHYARKDLMPEGERRVEFHAHTNMSTMDALPEVEELIAKAAEWGHKAVAITDHGNVQSFPHGFKAAKKAGIQLIYGMEANIVEDKVPITYNEVDLDLNEATYVVFDVETTGLSAIYNDLIQVAASKMYKGNVIEEFDEFIDPGHPLSAFTTQLTGITNEHVRGAKPLVQVLKEFQAFCEGTVLVAHNATFDVGFMNANYERHGLPKITQPVIDTLEFARNLYPDFKRHGLGPLTKRFGVGLEHHHMANYDAEATGRLLFIFIKDVAEKHGVTNLKDLNIDLIDENSYKKARVKHATLYVKNQTGLKNMFKLVSLSGTKYFEGVPRIPKTVLDAHREGLILGSACSEGEVFDAVMSQGVDAAVEVAKYYDFIEVMPPAIYAPLIAKEQVKDMDELQTIIKSLIEVGDRLGKPVLATGNVHYLEPEDEIYREIIVRSLGQGAMINRTIGHGEDAQPAPLPKAHFRTTNEMLDEFAFLGEDLARKIVIENTNALAETFEPVEVVKGDLYTPFIDKAEETVAELTYKRAFEIYGNPLPDIVDLRIEKELTSILGNGFAVIYLASQMLVHRSNERGYLVGSRGSVGSSFVATMIGITEVNPLSPHYVCDQCQYSEFITDGSYGSGFDMPDKDCPNCGHKLSKNGQDIPFETFLGFDGDKVPDIDLNFSGEDQPSAHLDVRDIFGEEYAFRAGTVGTVAAKTAYGFVKGYERDFGKYYRDAEVERLALGAAGVKRTTGQHPGGIVVIPNYMDVYDFTPVQYPADDVTAEWQTTHFNFHDIDENVLKLDVLGHDDPTMIRKLQDLSGIDPNDIPMDDPGVMALFSGTEVLGVTAEQIGTPTGMLGIPEFGTNFVRGMVEETHPTTFAELLQLSGLSHGTDVWLGNAQDLIKAGIADLSTVIGCRDDIMVYLMHAGLKPKMAFTIMERVRKGMWLKISEEERNGYIQAMKENNVPEWYIESCGKIKYMFPKAHAAAYVMMALRVAYFKVHHPLYYYCAYFSIRAKAFDIKTMGAGLEAVKARMKEIAEKRKNNEASNVEIDLYTTLEIVNEMWERGFKFGKLDLYRSQATEFLIDGDTLIPPFVAMDGLGENVAKQIVRAREEGEFLSKTELRKRGGVSSTLVEKMDEMGILGNMPEDNQLSLFDDLF from the coding sequence ATGTCCAACACCTTTGAAATTTTAATGAATCAGCTGGATATGCCGCTGGAGATGCGATCTTCCAGTGCCTTTTTGCATGCGGAGATTCAAGAAGTCGTGGTGCACAAGGTCAGTCGGGTTTGGGAGTTCCGCTTTGCCTTTGCGGAAGTTTTGCCGATTGCTTTGTTTAAGGAATTGCGCCAGCGCTTGAAGGACGAATTTTCAAAGACGGGAAACCAAGCGACCTTTAGCATCCAGGTGATGAATCCAGACTTTTCTGAGGATTTATTGCAGGCCTACTACCGAGAGGTCTTTGAGGAAGGACCTTGCGCTAGTCAAGGCTTTAAGGGGCTCTACCAAGACTTGCAGGTGCGCGCGGAAGGGCAGGAATTGATCATCTCAGGGCCTTCTTCGGTTGATACGGAGCATTTTCGTAAGAACCATTTGCCAAATCTTGCCAAGCAGTTGGAAGCCTTTGGTTTTCCGCATTTCACCTGTCGGGTGGAGTCTGATGAGGAGTTGACAGAGCAAGAAGTGGCGCGCTTTGAGGAGGAAAATGAAAAGATATTCCAAGCGGCCAATGAAGAGACCTTGCGGGCTATGGAATCCTTGGCCCAGATGGCTCCACCACCAGCGGTTGAAGAAAAGCCAGTTTTTGACTTCAAGGCTAAGAAAGCTGCGGCTAAACCCAAGCTAGACAAGGCCGAGATCACTCCGATGATCGAGATCACGACAGAAGAGAACCGGATTGTTTTTGAGGGTGTGGTCTTTGACGTGGAGCATAAGGTGACACGGACTGGTCGGGTCTTGATCAGCTTTAAGATGACCGACTATACCTCGAGTTTTTCCCTTCAGAAATGGGTCAAAAATGAGGAAGAAGCCCAGAAGTTTGACATGATCAAGAAGAACAGCTGGCTACGGGTGCGGGGAAATATCGAAATGAACAATTTCACGCGCGACTTGACCATGAATGTCCAAGACATCCAGGAAGTCGTGCATTATGCCCGCAAGGACCTGATGCCAGAGGGTGAGCGCCGGGTGGAATTCCACGCGCATACCAATATGTCGACCATGGATGCCCTGCCGGAAGTCGAAGAGCTGATCGCCAAGGCAGCTGAGTGGGGCCATAAGGCGGTGGCCATCACCGACCATGGCAATGTGCAGAGTTTCCCGCATGGCTTTAAAGCAGCCAAGAAAGCTGGGATCCAGCTGATCTATGGGATGGAAGCCAATATTGTAGAGGACAAGGTGCCCATCACCTATAACGAGGTGGATCTGGACCTCAATGAAGCGACTTATGTGGTCTTTGACGTGGAAACGACGGGACTTTCAGCCATTTACAATGACTTGATCCAGGTCGCTGCTTCTAAGATGTACAAGGGCAATGTCATTGAGGAGTTTGACGAGTTCATTGATCCGGGGCATCCTTTGTCCGCCTTTACGACCCAATTGACAGGGATCACCAACGAGCATGTTCGGGGGGCTAAGCCCTTGGTACAGGTCTTGAAGGAGTTTCAGGCCTTCTGTGAGGGAACGGTTCTCGTTGCCCACAATGCTACCTTTGACGTAGGCTTCATGAATGCCAACTATGAGCGTCATGGCCTTCCCAAGATCACCCAGCCGGTCATCGATACCCTGGAATTTGCCCGTAACCTCTATCCAGATTTTAAACGGCATGGATTAGGGCCATTGACCAAGCGCTTTGGAGTAGGCTTGGAGCACCACCACATGGCCAACTACGATGCGGAAGCAACGGGGCGCCTGCTCTTTATCTTCATCAAAGATGTCGCTGAAAAGCATGGGGTGACCAATCTTAAGGATCTGAATATCGATTTGATCGATGAGAATTCTTATAAGAAGGCGCGGGTCAAGCATGCGACCCTCTATGTCAAAAATCAGACTGGCCTTAAGAACATGTTTAAACTGGTTTCACTTTCTGGGACCAAGTATTTCGAAGGAGTCCCACGGATTCCAAAGACTGTGCTGGACGCCCACCGCGAGGGCTTGATCCTCGGATCGGCCTGTTCAGAAGGGGAAGTTTTTGATGCGGTCATGTCGCAAGGTGTGGATGCGGCAGTCGAAGTGGCCAAGTATTACGACTTTATCGAGGTTATGCCACCGGCTATCTATGCACCCCTCATTGCCAAGGAGCAGGTCAAGGACATGGACGAGCTCCAGACCATTATCAAGAGCTTGATCGAAGTGGGAGATCGCCTCGGCAAGCCTGTTCTTGCGACAGGGAATGTCCACTATCTGGAGCCGGAAGATGAGATTTATCGGGAGATCATTGTCCGTAGTCTCGGTCAAGGGGCTATGATCAACCGGACCATTGGGCACGGAGAAGATGCCCAGCCAGCGCCACTGCCAAAAGCGCATTTCAGAACCACCAATGAAATGCTGGATGAATTCGCCTTTTTGGGAGAAGACTTGGCGCGCAAGATTGTTATTGAAAATACCAATGCGCTCGCAGAGACCTTTGAGCCGGTCGAAGTGGTCAAGGGCGACCTCTATACGCCATTTATCGACAAGGCCGAAGAAACAGTTGCGGAATTGACCTATAAGCGAGCCTTTGAAATCTATGGTAATCCGCTCCCTGATATTGTCGATCTGCGAATTGAGAAAGAATTGACTTCCATCTTGGGGAATGGCTTTGCCGTGATTTATCTGGCATCGCAAATGCTGGTGCATCGTTCCAATGAGCGGGGCTACCTGGTTGGGTCGCGTGGATCCGTTGGATCCAGCTTTGTCGCGACCATGATAGGGATCACTGAGGTCAATCCACTTTCGCCTCACTATGTCTGTGATCAGTGCCAGTACAGTGAATTCATCACAGATGGTTCTTATGGATCTGGTTTTGATATGCCAGACAAGGATTGTCCAAACTGTGGCCATAAGCTCAGCAAAAACGGGCAGGATATTCCTTTCGAAACCTTCCTTGGTTTCGATGGGGACAAGGTACCCGATATCGATTTGAACTTCTCCGGGGAAGACCAGCCGAGCGCCCACTTGGATGTCCGCGATATCTTTGGGGAAGAATATGCCTTCCGGGCAGGAACGGTAGGTACGGTCGCAGCTAAGACTGCTTACGGTTTTGTGAAGGGCTATGAGCGTGATTTTGGCAAGTATTACAGAGATGCCGAGGTCGAGCGCTTAGCTCTCGGTGCAGCTGGGGTCAAACGGACGACTGGTCAGCACCCGGGGGGAATCGTTGTTATTCCAAACTATATGGATGTCTATGACTTTACTCCGGTCCAGTATCCGGCAGATGATGTGACCGCTGAATGGCAGACCACTCACTTTAACTTCCACGATATCGATGAAAACGTCCTCAAACTCGATGTCCTGGGACATGATGATCCGACCATGATTCGGAAACTCCAAGACTTGTCGGGTATTGATCCGAACGATATCCCTATGGATGATCCAGGGGTCATGGCTCTCTTTTCTGGGACGGAAGTGCTAGGGGTAACAGCTGAGCAGATCGGAACGCCGACAGGGATGCTGGGGATTCCAGAGTTTGGGACCAACTTTGTTCGGGGCATGGTCGAAGAGACCCATCCGACGACTTTCGCAGAGTTACTTCAGCTCTCTGGTCTGTCTCACGGTACCGATGTGTGGTTGGGAAATGCCCAAGATTTGATCAAGGCGGGCATTGCCGATCTATCGACCGTTATCGGGTGTCGGGACGACATCATGGTTTACCTCATGCACGCGGGGCTCAAGCCTAAGATGGCCTTTACCATCATGGAGCGGGTGCGGAAAGGCATGTGGCTCAAGATCTCAGAAGAAGAGCGCAATGGCTACATCCAAGCCATGAAGGAAAACAATGTCCCTGAATGGTACATCGAGTCCTGTGGGAAGATCAAGTACATGTTCCCTAAAGCCCATGCGGCGGCCTATGTTATGATGGCCCTTCGTGTGGCCTACTTTAAGGTGCATCATCCACTTTATTACTACTGTGCTTACTTCTCGATTCGGGCCAAGGCCTTTGACATCAAGACCATGGGGGCCGGCCTTGAGGCCGTGAAAGCGCGGATGAAGGAAATTGCTGAGAAACGTAAGAACAACGAAGCTTCCAACGTAGAGATCGATCTCTACACCACCCTTGAGATTGTCAATGAGATGTGGGAGCGGGGCTTCAAGTTTGGCAAGCTAGACCTCTATCGCAGTCAGGCAACAGAATTCTTGATCGATGGGGATACATTGATTCCGCCATTTGTCGCTATGGATGGCCTGGGTGAGAACGTTGCCAAGCAGATCGTGCGGGCGCGTGAAGAAGGAGAATTCCTTTCTAAGACCGAGCTCCGGAAGCGTGGCGGTGTTTCGTCTACCCTGGTTGAAAAGATGGATGAGATGGGCATTCTTGGCAATATGCCAGAGGATAACCAGTTGAGTTTGTTTGATGATTTGTTTTGA
- a CDS encoding DUF4176 domain-containing protein: MNNKKELLPLGSIVYLQEGTQKLMIVGRGVIFDDEETGEQMFADYMGVLYPLGLQTESTIFFQHENIDKVVFEGYSDEEEDRFLEIYESWTKTLTVPRKVIK; encoded by the coding sequence ATGAATAATAAAAAAGAATTATTACCGTTAGGTAGCATTGTCTATCTTCAAGAAGGGACACAGAAATTAATGATTGTTGGTCGTGGAGTCATTTTTGACGACGAGGAAACTGGAGAACAAATGTTTGCTGACTACATGGGTGTCTTATACCCATTAGGTCTTCAAACAGAATCGACAATTTTCTTTCAACATGAAAATATTGACAAAGTGGTATTTGAAGGCTATTCAGATGAGGAAGAAGATCGATTTTTAGAAATTTATGAGAGTTGGACCAAAACACTCACAGTTCCTAGGAAAGTGATCAAGTAA
- a CDS encoding DUF3958 family protein has protein sequence MKPITLEEIDKKKKNIAQSLDQLNLEKRKVERAEKEMLELHRQSLKPLRQILTLPISSKDYQVYENLIVSVEGIGAMVEEWSEGRRADIKKQENQLDEQLNELYHARKKLLIEQESKK, from the coding sequence ATGAAACCAATCACCTTAGAAGAGATCGATAAAAAGAAGAAAAACATTGCTCAATCGCTCGATCAACTGAACCTAGAGAAAAGGAAAGTGGAACGAGCAGAGAAGGAAATGTTGGAACTACATCGACAAAGCTTAAAACCTCTTCGTCAGATCTTAACGCTTCCTATATCTTCCAAAGACTACCAAGTCTATGAAAATCTAATCGTGAGTGTAGAAGGCATCGGAGCTATGGTTGAAGAATGGTCTGAAGGACGAAGAGCGGATATTAAGAAGCAAGAAAATCAGCTGGATGAGCAATTAAATGAACTCTACCACGCTAGAAAGAAACTATTAATAGAACAGGAGTCGAAAAAGTAA
- a CDS encoding membrane protein, translated as MSKSIFYASFEESLNLLDDVSLQFAKKDYYEHLGKGLNNGKPSIGFRIKSILFSILFVFGGNFLLALFAFSLSDADPKDLTLPVHKPSLLTPELFLICCFIWLSLVLIGKIFRKPFIRPYRYRFHIVTCLIWFCIEFNLLGITVALPTLKPLGIYFIYFLLLIIGLLFIRSEKRSLTNRIFGEKSGDTILDRVARNIALYGSGLLGIAVIIKGVLSFSGVAISQNLTLLALLLTWIVLDIGFLAMLAFMEFPFFLEGYYKWKYPEEYREWEGKTVEEWYGKKYFKKHKELLKNE; from the coding sequence ATGAGTAAATCTATTTTTTATGCTAGTTTTGAAGAGAGTTTGAATTTATTAGATGATGTATCACTACAGTTTGCTAAGAAAGATTATTACGAACATTTAGGGAAAGGTTTAAATAATGGGAAACCAAGTATTGGTTTTAGAATAAAAAGTATTCTCTTTAGTATTTTGTTTGTATTCGGAGGGAATTTTCTTCTTGCCTTATTCGCCTTTTCTTTGAGCGATGCAGACCCTAAAGATCTAACCTTGCCGGTTCATAAGCCGTCACTGTTGACCCCTGAATTATTTCTGATTTGCTGTTTTATATGGCTATCACTTGTTCTTATTGGTAAAATTTTTCGAAAACCATTTATCCGTCCATACAGATATCGATTTCATATTGTAACTTGTTTAATTTGGTTCTGTATTGAATTTAATTTATTAGGAATAACAGTGGCTTTACCAACTTTGAAACCATTAGGTATTTATTTTATCTATTTTCTACTACTAATTATTGGGCTGTTATTTATTCGTTCTGAGAAAAGAAGTTTGACTAATCGTATTTTTGGTGAAAAAAGTGGCGATACTATACTTGATAGAGTAGCACGTAATATTGCTCTATATGGTTCAGGTTTATTGGGTATTGCTGTAATTATTAAAGGAGTTTTATCCTTTTCAGGAGTAGCAATTTCACAAAATTTAACCCTATTAGCTTTATTATTGACATGGATCGTCTTAGATATCGGATTCTTAGCAATGCTTGCTTTTATGGAGTTTCCTTTCTTTTTAGAAGGTTATTACAAATGGAAATATCCTGAAGAATACCGCGAGTGGGAAGGGAAAACTGTCGAAGAGTGGTATGGAAAAAAATATTTTAAAAAACACAAGGAGTTATTAAAAAATGAATAA
- a CDS encoding type II toxin-antitoxin system RelB/DinJ family antitoxin, which produces MSKTSMSIRLDSEVKEQAQLVFNHLGMDMTTAINIFLRQAIQYQGLPFDVRLDDHGKLLQVVTDVEQNRNMSQPFESVSDLMEDLRA; this is translated from the coding sequence ATGTCAAAGACGAGCATGAGTATCCGTTTGGATAGTGAGGTTAAGGAGCAGGCCCAACTGGTGTTCAATCATTTGGGAATGGATATGACAACAGCTATCAACATTTTCCTTCGTCAGGCTATTCAATATCAGGGCTTACCTTTTGATGTTCGATTAGATGATCATGGGAAGTTGCTCCAAGTAGTAACGGATGTAGAGCAAAATCGGAATATGAGTCAACCCTTTGAATCAGTCTCAGACTTGATGGAGGACTTGCGTGCTTAA
- a CDS encoding AAA family ATPase, with the protein MARYLVGPYNNSWNFMDALEKAQDGDTIEFENGYVFQWPTDEVIVINKSLHFVGHVVPNPNGNGRMFNNTIEASFRFVEGAQVTFEDLWFKVGGNHTALTLWNESAITCKQVYFEITTPTNSEFFIYMDTHSKMTLDGVGMKVPEKHQSVIGMSASELSIQNSTIFSKIDLSEGSKLALENVHIEKFGNNTIHAKDSEVVAKNSTITGGDLEKDFPPVWLRNVIWESENCKIELPTGTGVCLDNNVQFNSDSDRMTSINSFNSMIRAHQATFTEFLCVYEESFAFLTGETTFLNENAQTISFGVFDDGVLMAEHMICHKIADPNIRLQGGAFAKVGTMTYRQGDARDLTKEIEDDCDYLVGREVAKGNAQVVPTRQATDATVAPTTARDSGPEKKQDALQELNSLIGLEKVKHEIKKMINMVEFNKKRIASGKAPEKQTLHAAFMGNPGTGKTTVARLLGKVLFDAGVLSGEEFRFVEATESDLISSNIGGTAEQTQALLEKARGGILFIDEAYSLDKKDSGADFGIEAINTILKFMEDNRDDIMIIFAGYTKEMEEFLKTNPGLRSRVPNNFIFEDFTGDEIVQLGEMILSKGDYKLEDRDYYARHVKRAYDGSLDKSNGRWIRNLDEQLTKTMADRVVAQGSDDIETILNSDIDAVLNQGKYQAGADKEEDGMAALNRLVGIAKVKEQVEQFVAMAEFNQKRAEQGGIIEDTTLHSLFLGNPGTGKTTVARILGNILFQKGVIKQKKFIEVSRSNLVGGYQGQTALKTREVLESALGGVLFIDEAYTLYTGLNDDFGKEALDEVLKFMEDHRRDIVIIFAGYTKEMHDFLQVNSGLQSRIPTTFDFEDYSPDEIVEIGLLGLRKQGYQVNEALYGEIVKGNYMRANDHSNGRWVRNLNEKLLRQVSTRVTREGSTDYNSILDQDLEALRENSSSEQPHTVDDQGYVLP; encoded by the coding sequence GTGGCAAGATATTTAGTAGGGCCTTACAACAATAGTTGGAACTTTATGGATGCGCTTGAAAAAGCGCAGGATGGAGATACCATCGAGTTTGAAAATGGGTATGTCTTTCAATGGCCGACAGATGAGGTGATTGTGATCAACAAGAGCCTTCATTTTGTGGGGCATGTAGTTCCAAATCCAAATGGTAATGGGCGCATGTTTAACAACACGATTGAGGCTTCTTTCCGATTTGTAGAGGGAGCTCAGGTGACATTTGAAGATCTGTGGTTTAAAGTTGGTGGGAACCATACTGCCTTGACCTTATGGAATGAGTCAGCTATCACTTGTAAACAGGTCTATTTTGAAATCACCACTCCGACAAATAGTGAATTTTTTATCTATATGGATACGCATTCGAAAATGACATTGGATGGAGTTGGGATGAAGGTTCCGGAAAAACACCAAAGTGTCATCGGAATGTCAGCATCGGAATTGTCCATTCAAAATTCAACGATTTTTTCTAAGATAGACCTATCAGAAGGCTCTAAATTGGCCTTAGAAAATGTCCATATTGAAAAATTTGGGAATAATACGATTCATGCCAAGGACTCAGAAGTGGTCGCAAAAAATTCAACGATTACAGGCGGGGATCTGGAAAAGGATTTTCCACCAGTTTGGTTGAGGAATGTCATCTGGGAGTCTGAAAACTGTAAAATTGAGCTGCCTACCGGTACTGGAGTCTGTCTTGACAATAATGTTCAATTCAATTCGGATTCGGATCGTATGACCTCCATCAATTCATTCAATAGTATGATCCGAGCTCACCAGGCTACTTTTACAGAATTTTTATGCGTCTATGAAGAGTCCTTTGCTTTCCTGACTGGAGAAACAACCTTCTTGAATGAGAATGCCCAAACCATTTCATTTGGAGTTTTCGATGATGGTGTGCTGATGGCTGAGCATATGATTTGTCATAAGATTGCGGATCCCAATATACGGCTTCAAGGTGGAGCCTTTGCGAAGGTGGGCACCATGACCTATAGGCAGGGCGATGCGCGTGATCTGACCAAGGAAATCGAGGATGACTGTGACTATCTTGTTGGCAGAGAAGTGGCGAAGGGCAATGCGCAAGTAGTTCCTACGAGACAGGCGACGGATGCAACGGTGGCTCCAACCACCGCAAGAGACTCTGGACCAGAGAAGAAACAAGATGCTCTTCAAGAACTCAATAGCCTGATCGGTCTTGAAAAAGTCAAACATGAGATCAAGAAAATGATCAACATGGTGGAATTTAACAAGAAACGAATCGCCAGTGGCAAGGCACCTGAAAAGCAAACCTTGCATGCTGCCTTTATGGGAAATCCTGGTACAGGGAAAACGACTGTGGCTCGTCTGTTGGGAAAAGTGCTCTTTGATGCGGGTGTTCTCTCAGGGGAAGAATTCCGTTTCGTGGAAGCAACGGAGTCCGATCTGATCTCTTCAAATATTGGGGGAACGGCTGAACAGACCCAAGCCCTGCTTGAAAAAGCGCGAGGAGGCATCCTCTTTATTGATGAAGCCTATAGCTTGGATAAAAAGGACAGTGGTGCGGACTTTGGGATCGAGGCGATCAATACCATCCTCAAATTTATGGAGGACAATCGCGATGACATCATGATTATCTTTGCCGGCTATACCAAGGAAATGGAAGAGTTTTTAAAGACTAATCCAGGCCTTCGTTCTCGGGTGCCAAATAATTTCATCTTTGAAGATTTCACAGGAGATGAGATTGTCCAACTGGGTGAAATGATCCTAAGCAAAGGAGACTACAAACTCGAAGACCGGGATTACTATGCGCGGCATGTTAAGCGGGCTTATGATGGCTCGCTAGATAAGAGCAATGGTCGCTGGATCCGCAACCTGGATGAGCAATTGACCAAGACCATGGCGGATCGGGTGGTGGCCCAAGGTTCTGACGATATTGAGACCATCCTCAATAGCGATATCGATGCTGTCCTTAACCAAGGTAAGTATCAAGCAGGAGCCGACAAGGAAGAAGATGGGATGGCTGCCCTCAACCGTTTGGTTGGAATTGCCAAGGTGAAAGAGCAAGTCGAACAATTCGTAGCCATGGCTGAGTTCAATCAAAAACGGGCTGAACAAGGTGGCATCATCGAAGACACGACCTTGCACTCTCTCTTTCTTGGAAATCCCGGTACAGGGAAGACCACCGTGGCCCGCATTTTGGGCAATATTCTCTTCCAAAAAGGGGTTATCAAGCAGAAGAAATTCATCGAAGTTTCGCGGAGCAATCTGGTTGGAGGCTACCAAGGTCAAACAGCCTTGAAGACGCGTGAAGTTTTAGAGAGTGCACTGGGTGGAGTCCTCTTTATCGATGAGGCCTATACGCTCTATACCGGTTTAAATGATGATTTTGGGAAGGAAGCCTTGGACGAAGTCCTCAAATTTATGGAGGACCACCGCCGCGATATCGTCATTATCTTTGCTGGTTACACGAAAGAGATGCACGACTTCTTGCAGGTCAATTCAGGTCTGCAAAGCCGGATCCCGACTACATTTGATTTTGAAGACTACAGCCCAGATGAGATTGTGGAGATCGGTCTGTTAGGTTTGCGTAAGCAAGGTTACCAGGTCAATGAAGCCCTTTATGGAGAGATTGTGAAAGGGAATTATATGCGTGCCAATGACCATAGTAATGGTCGCTGGGTTCGCAATCTCAATGAAAAACTCTTGCGCCAAGTATCAACTCGGGTAACCCGTGAAGGTAGTACAGACTACAATTCCATTTTGGATCAAGATTTGGAAGCTTTGAGAGAGAATAGCAGTTCTGAACAACCCCATACCGTGGATGATCAAGGTTATGTTCTTCCTTAA